The Glandiceps talaboti chromosome 1, keGlaTala1.1, whole genome shotgun sequence genome has a segment encoding these proteins:
- the LOC144452703 gene encoding histamine N-methyltransferase-like, with product MESMPMSELFQVLPVYLKRSNQDERMFAWIKENFPDVVKKLSMGRESRCTKLLEMLNLLNAQFDNFDCRVIEPVNNALENLKKTISDQAGLLNCTFEWLPESTKQYEARRNQDKFHLILLVNMLYHVESFADSLKYYYDVLEDNGIMLIVINSDVDDFWYKLQKDFCPRLKLQSSFLKEAMSSGDVCPVLDRHQMKYDVINCDARLDVTDCLETGNKDGEMVLNFLFAAKDFQKCPQDIKTEFMDYLRLGDCSYRKDDDEKKYQSF from the exons ATGGAGAGTATGCCAATGAGTGAACTATTCCAGGTACTACCTGTGTATCTGAAACGAAGCAACCAAGATGAGAGAATGTTTGCCTGGATTAAGGAGAATTTCCCTGACGTAGTGAAGAAATTATCCATGGGTAGAGAGTCCCGAT GTACCAAACTGTTAGAAATGCTGAATTTACTCAATGCGCAGTTTGACAACTTCGACTGTAGAGTAATCGAACCAGTGAACAATGCTTTAGAAAATTTGAAGAAGACGATTTCTGATCAAGCTGGTCTCCTGAATTGTACATTTGAGTGGCTACCGGAGTCTACAAAACAGTATGAG GCTAGAAGAAATCAAGACAAGTTTCACCTGATTCTATTGGTAAATATGTTGTACCACGTGGAATCATTTGCCGATTCTTTAAAATACTATTACGATGTTCTTGAAGACAATGGAATCATGCTGATTGTTATCAATTCAG ATGTTGATGATTTTTGGTACAAACTACAAAAAGACTTCTGTCCACGGTTGAAGTTGCAAAGCTCCTTTCTGAAGGAAGCCATGAGTAGCGGTGACGTATGCCCAGTATTGGACCGTCATCAGATGaagtatgacgtcatcaattgtGACGCTAGACTTGACGTCACCGATTGTCTGGAAACGGGAAACAAAGATGGCGAAATGGTCCTGAATTTTTTATTTGCCGCTaaagattttcaaaaatgtcCACAGGATATCAAAACAGAATTTATGGACTATTTGAGGCTTGGGGATTGTTCTTATAGAAAAGATG ATGATGAGAAGAAATATCAAAGTTTCTAG
- the LOC144453335 gene encoding carnosine N-methyltransferase 2-like: MEGKILNVHDEGLGFYEEHSTDISSTNQWTQQQFPSLLNYWKASQSISNTFEVLAIGSGRGEKDVEILQRLGDTFDKICYRVVEPSIDRMNDFQSKVSNKKFSGQVDFDWRHQLASFDSVSDKKFHLIHLLHVLAYIEDSENFILQCYKQLHSDGILLVQMDSDQNNGLAFLNDTSLGDSLTGDGVMNGFLTGDQLENVLRKYGMNYQVFHYSGNADITECFIKGSSKGERLLDFLLLQENFDISKLTSNIRLNILDFLKNSNHVISNDNRFAIQDDFDMFLIYKSDRL; this comes from the exons ATGGAGGGTAAAATTTTGAACGTTCATGACGAAGGCTTGGGTTTCTATGAAGAGCACAGTACTGATATATCTTCAACTAACCAATGGACTCAACAACAATTCCCATCACTTCTTAACTACTGGAAAGCATCTCAGAGTATTTCCAATACTTTTGAAGTGTTGGCGATCGGTTCTGGAAGAG GCGAGAAAGACGTGGAAATTTTACAGCGCCTTGGAGATACGTTTGACAAGATATGTTACCGAGTAGTGGAACCAAGTATTGATAGAATGAACGATTTCCAATCCAAAGTCTCTAATAAAAAGTTCTCTGGACAAGTGGACTTTGACTGGAGACACCAACTG GCATCATTTGACTCAGTAAGCGACAAAAAGTTCCACCTTATCCATCTATTGCACGTGTTGGCTTACATCGAAGACTCTGAGAATTTCATCTTACAGTGTTACAAACAGTTACATTCTGATGGTATTTTATTAGTACAAATGGACTCAG ATCAAAACAATGGGTTGGCATTCCTCAATGACACGTCACTGGGGGACAGCCTCACTGGTGATGGAGTGATGAATGGATTCCTGACTGGTGACCAATTAGAAAACGTCTTACGGAAATATGGTATGAACTACCAGGTGTTTCATTACTCTGGAAATGCTGACATAACCGAGTGTTTCATCAAAGGTTCTTCAAAAGGTGAAAGATTGCTGGATTTTCTACTGTTGCAAGAAAACTTCGATATATCCAAGTTGACCAGCAATATTCGGCTGAACATACTGGATTTCCTGAAGAACAGTAATCACGTGATATCCAACGACAACAGATTCGCTATACAGGATGATTTTGACATGTTTCTCATCTATAAGAGTGATCGATTATAA
- the LOC144437406 gene encoding type-2 ice-structuring protein-like isoform X1 has protein sequence MSTGKMAACSLTFEMLHVFVIFVTIFVAVYGNPVVNDTIPDSNTCQYTFVVPETVDRPCTTTAMSTETALMLENLKEEFRGQNKRLNQLESRLTQAEAVMLRQSNVINERLADVMVQAVEKNVCSAPWIKYRDSCYWFAQKGQATSWKNARLFCQVMSCKADLAVINDSDEMAMIEAYVDVLDSTNSWWLGCTNAKDNKWSCIDNTSLTFTNWSPGHPSRRSNRCIHMWRLNNQAWNDAHCNQDWAFICEQKPNLKCEPGET, from the exons ATGAGTACTGGTAAAATGGCTGCGTGTAGTTTAACgtttgaaatgttacatgtctTTGTGATATTCGTGACAATATTTGTCGCTGTATATGGTAACCCGGTTGTCAACGACACTATTCCAGACAGTAACACGTGTCAATACACATTCGTTGTACCGGAGACCGTGGATCGTCCATGTACGACTACTGCAATGTCAACTGAAACCGCCTTGATGTTGGAAAATCTAAAAGAAGAATTTCGCGGTCAAAACAAGAGGTTGAACCAACTAGAAAGTCGACTCACACAAGCTGAAGCTGTTATGTTGCGACAGTCAAATGTCATCAATGAACGTCTGGCTGATGTTATGGTTCAAG CAGTTGAGAAAAATGTATGCAGTGCACCATGGATCAAGTACCGTGACTCGTGTTATTGGTTTGCTCAGAAGGGTCAAGCTACAAGTTGGAAAAATGCCAGGCTCTTTTGTCAAGTAATGAGTTGCAAAGCTGATCTGGCAGTGATAAATGATAGTGATGAGATGGCAATGATAGAAGCTTATGTTGATGTGCTGGACTCTACCAATAGCTGGTGGCTTGGATGCACCAATGCTAAG GATAATAAGTGGTCGTGTATTGATAATACTAGTTTGACGTTTACTAATTGGTCACCAGGACATCCTAGTCGTCGCTCAAACAGATGTATTCATATGTGGAGGTTGAACAACCAAGCCTGGAATGATGCTCATTGCAACCAAGACTGGGCCTTCATCTGCGAACAGAAACCTAACTTGAAATGTGAACCTGGAGAAACCTAA
- the LOC144437406 gene encoding polycystin-1-like protein 2 isoform X2 gives MSTGKMAACSLTFEMLHVFVIFVTIFVAVYGNPVVNDTIPDSNTCQYTFVVPETVDRPCTTTAMSTETALMLENLKEEFRGQNKRLNQLESRLTQAEAVMLRQSNVINERLADVMVQVEKNVCSAPWIKYRDSCYWFAQKGQATSWKNARLFCQVMSCKADLAVINDSDEMAMIEAYVDVLDSTNSWWLGCTNAKDNKWSCIDNTSLTFTNWSPGHPSRRSNRCIHMWRLNNQAWNDAHCNQDWAFICEQKPNLKCEPGET, from the exons ATGAGTACTGGTAAAATGGCTGCGTGTAGTTTAACgtttgaaatgttacatgtctTTGTGATATTCGTGACAATATTTGTCGCTGTATATGGTAACCCGGTTGTCAACGACACTATTCCAGACAGTAACACGTGTCAATACACATTCGTTGTACCGGAGACCGTGGATCGTCCATGTACGACTACTGCAATGTCAACTGAAACCGCCTTGATGTTGGAAAATCTAAAAGAAGAATTTCGCGGTCAAAACAAGAGGTTGAACCAACTAGAAAGTCGACTCACACAAGCTGAAGCTGTTATGTTGCGACAGTCAAATGTCATCAATGAACGTCTGGCTGATGTTATGGTTCAAG TTGAGAAAAATGTATGCAGTGCACCATGGATCAAGTACCGTGACTCGTGTTATTGGTTTGCTCAGAAGGGTCAAGCTACAAGTTGGAAAAATGCCAGGCTCTTTTGTCAAGTAATGAGTTGCAAAGCTGATCTGGCAGTGATAAATGATAGTGATGAGATGGCAATGATAGAAGCTTATGTTGATGTGCTGGACTCTACCAATAGCTGGTGGCTTGGATGCACCAATGCTAAG GATAATAAGTGGTCGTGTATTGATAATACTAGTTTGACGTTTACTAATTGGTCACCAGGACATCCTAGTCGTCGCTCAAACAGATGTATTCATATGTGGAGGTTGAACAACCAAGCCTGGAATGATGCTCATTGCAACCAAGACTGGGCCTTCATCTGCGAACAGAAACCTAACTTGAAATGTGAACCTGGAGAAACCTAA
- the LOC144453520 gene encoding acid-sensing ion channel 1B-like, producing MDVFSTLLTRDDVSERPPDDFQPRAQLKHLYSKGCSFAGNPCGPQNFSQVVTNYGICYTFNSGDTSEIVKVVNAGQRPGLQLLLNVDASEYGGPRQNTGFRLMVHDQKELPDVAGQGISIAPGTDTTIGLTKSVLTTQLTNSNSDKDAQLTQYRYTDKKDKNYEQSRADYRTYFRVQVIELIRNTYSYITVNGTGILDIIPSDCYENVPGIVFENLYFEILELIMTRLLSNAFDVLYSGNYDGIGSDIYDETFENVIELIDSSITMVTFEIEYLCLLTSEDTNEEIVINPNFTRHFHRPAFEQLYPILYQEEMDYRTNLSNQVLENVDVYGICKEFMEDNLSKVTVYFEDLKVESIIQQPEYKSFSLVCDIGGSLGLFFGASIVTFLEILDFFMVNFWKRCFTKTQTSVTQINIKSLR from the exons ATGGATGTATTCTCAACACTATTAACAAGAGATGATGTTAGTGAAAGACCACCAGATGACTTCCAACCCCGTGCACAACTAAAACACCTGTATAGTAAAGG TTGTTCCTTTGCTGGAAATCCATGTGGACCGCAAAACTTCTCTCAAGTCGTAACAAATTACGGCATTTGTTACACCTTCAACTCTGGAGATACTTCAGAAATTGTAAAGGTAGTAAACGCCG GTCAGAGGCCCGGTTTACAGTTACTCCTAAACGTTGATGCAAGTGAATATGGAGGCCCCAGACAAAACACAGGTTTTCGTTTAATGGTACACGACCAAAAGGAATTACCAGACGTCGCGGGTCAAGGAATTTCAATAGCACCAGGAACTGATACAACTATCGGATTGACGAAAAGTGTG CTAACTACTCAATTGACAAATTCCAATTCTGATAAAGACGCGCAGTTGACACAATATCGTTATACTgacaaaaaagataaaaactATGAACA ATCGCGAGCAGATTATCGGACATACTTCCGTGTCCAAGTTATTGAATTGATAAGAAATACTTATAGTTATATCACTGTTAACGGTACGGGTATACTGGACATTATTCCTTCCGACTGCTATGAAAATGTGCCTGGTATAGTGTTTGAAAAcctgtattttgaaatattggaGTTAATCATGACACGACTACTCTCAAATGCGTTTGATGTGCTCTACTCGGGCAATTATGACGGCATTGGGTCTGACATTTATGATGAGACCTTTGAGAACGTAATCGAATTGATTGATTCAAGCATAACCATGGTGACTTTTGAAATTGAATACCTTTGTCTCCTAACTTCCGAAGATACTAATGAGGAGATAGTCATAAATCCCAACTTTACAAGGCACTTCCACAGACCTGCCTTTGAACAACTGTATCCAATATTGTATCAAGAAGAGATGGATTATAGAACAAACCTTTCAAATCAAGTTTTAGAAAACGTTGATGTCTATGGTATTTGCAAAGAATTCATGGA GGACAACCTGAGCAAAGTAACTGTATACTTCGAAGATTTAAAAGTTGAAAGTATTATACAACAACCCGAATACAAATCTTTTAGTCTTGTCT GTGATATCGGAGGATCACTGGGGTTGTTCTTTGGCGCTAGTATCGTAACGTTCCTGGAGATACTTGATTTCTTCATGGTGAACTTCTGGAAGAGGTGTTTCACAAAAACGCAGACATCTGTTACTCAAATCAACATAAAGTCTCTACGATAG